From one Bordetella genomosp. 9 genomic stretch:
- a CDS encoding retention module-containing protein, whose translation MAFSTPAVVTQVVGRAWIRSSDGSLVELHAGSRIPPDTEIVTASGATVALQTEGGMPLTIGENRDVAFNADMAGQPVDRSEAAVAAPTGTDSDRLLAALQNGQDPFDNLDPTAALVAGGGDAGGSSFVRLARVVESTTPLDLAYAGVGTPAINLLTPAGLATNNNAPANDPPNAGNDTSTTTEKSFVTGNILTNDTDPNGDAVFIQTVGGRPMATGGVQVAGSTGGTFTVFPDGSYIFNPGDAYHNLGVGQTATSTLTYTISDPFGNTSTATVTVTVNGLNDAPTATAIDNVNGVDAQQNINVDVSSHFADIDNGDKLTYTANGLPPGLTINPETGVITGTIDHSASQGGNNGVYQVTITATDTSGATVTETFNWNVANPAPTAVNDNGATDQDHAVTGNVLTGDAQGVGRDSDPDGDALTVVHAGDKDMTAAGIAVAGSGGGVFTIRADGSYSFEPGKDFQSLAAGETKTTTVSYTISDGEGGTSTATLTLTVTGTNDLPVITPVEGGPDANHVKEDEVLTTEGKLNIVDADHDQSFFQAQTNTAGQHGTFSIDADGRWTYHLTNDDPQVQQLAVGEKLTETFTVKAADGTETTVTVTIDGTNDIPAISGTSAGAATEDVEQTVSGQLAVSDTDKSDTHSWSVSGEPKGQYGTISVDQAGKWTYTVDQQATQALAKDQQVQETFHILVDDGHGGTAVQDVTITITGTNDVPVLTSGTGEVTEDQNVGNDGNLVTGGQLTITDVDTGESSFKPGAHFDGSTGNGNAPLGTLAFNADGSYTYTVANGNPTVQGLRSGESIVETYTVTSADGSATSTITITINGTDDKPVITPHSPDSDKGTVKEDTTLSTSGKLDVVDADHDQSFFQAQDNVEQQHGTFSIDANGNWTYNLNNADPAVQALGVGQSLTETITVLTADGTTTEVVVTINGTNDIPVISGEATGAIKEDAAPSVSGQLAVADVDVNDGHTWSVQGNPKGAYGTLSVDQTGKWTYTVDSKAIQALAEGQVKTETFSVLVDDGHGGTDVQQVTVTLTGTNDVPVVTGSAHGTVYEDVLPITGGDLDIKDADAGQAHFQAEKVTGDHGTFAIGSNGNWGYLLNNSDPAVQALAVGEKLTETFTVKTADGTPTTVTVTIVGTNDLPHISGVSTGALKEDAATTVNGQLKVSDVDATDSHSWSVVGGSHGQYGSIVVDQTGKWTFTANQNVQALGEGDTAQQKFVVQVSDGHGGFDWQTITITLTGTNDVPVITPHDPGTPGQPGTASDHGTVVEDATPDTTGGKLDIKDADAGESKFTPQNNQAGDHGSFSIDQNGNWTYHLNNADPAVQALAAGATLTEQFTVTSADGSATHQVTVTIIGTNDVPVLSSGASAVTEDLNVGNDGNLVTGGQLTITDVDTGESSFKPGAHFDGSTGNGNAPLGALAFNADGSYTYTVANNNPAVQSLRSGESIVETYTVTSADGTATSTITITINGTDDKPVITPHSPDSDKGTVKEDTTLSTSGKLDIVDADHDQSFFQAQDNVAQAHGTFSIDADGNWTYNLNNADPKVQALGVGESLTETVTVLTADGTTTEVVVTINGTNDIPVISGEATGAIKEDAAPSVSGQLAVADVDVNDGHTWSVQGNPKGAYGTLSVDQTGKWTYTVDSKAIQALAEGQVKTETFNVLVDDGHGGKDAQQVTVTLTGTNDVPVVTGDDSGTVKEDSPFQQWTGGDLNISDADTNQSYFQPNVINTPHGTFLVGSNGNWIFTLNNSNPDVQALGAGEKLVETFTVKTADGTPETVTVTILGTNDAPHISGVASGAIKEDAAPSVSGQLQVSDVDVHDSHSWSIVGSNKGDYGTLTIDQTGKWTFTPNQNVQTLGEGAKAQDQFVVQVSDGHGGFDWQTVTVNITGTNDAAVITPHHPGDDRGTVQEDRVQTVSGNLDVKDIDRNEASFQTQSKTPGDYGQFSVNSQGTWTYQLNNSDPRVQALGAGEHLTETFTVKSADGTPATVTITINGTNDIPVISGVHTGAVTEDGAPSVQGQLTVADVDTNDSHSWSVINGSKGDYGSISVDATGKWTYTVDQQAAQALKEGEKQTDTFTIKVDDGHGGTDTQTVTVTITGTNDVPVITPHDPGTPGQPGTASDHGTVVEDATPDTTGGKLDIVDADAGQSKFAPQANQPGDHGTFSVDQDGNWTYKLNNGDPAVQALGAGQTLTETFTVSSADGSGTHDVTVTIVGTNDVPVLSSGTGAVTEDSNVGNDGNLVTGGQLTITDVDAGESSFKPGAHFDGSTGNGGAALGTLTFNADGSYSYSVANDNAVVQGLKTGQSIVETYTVTSADGSATSTITITINGTDDGATITPHDPGTPGQPGTASDHGTVVEDATPDTTGGKLDVQDADAGDAKFSTTPDHAGEHGAFTIDENGNWSYKLNNGDPAVQALGAGKTLTETFTVSSADGSATHQVVVTIVGTNDVPVVSAGTGAVTEDQNVVNGGNLVTSGQLTITDVDTGESSFKPGAQFSGSTGNGNAPLGTLTFGPDGSYIYVVANDNAVVQGLKTGQSIVETYTVTSLDGTKTSTITITINGTDDAPKVVGHIDTQVGKDADTGINVDTASHFKDVDVGDTLTYSANGLPPGLSIDKDTGKITGTIDHSASQGGDNHDGKYTVSVTATDPDGKTATQTFEWDVTNPAPTAVNDAATANGSGQASGNVILGNAGAGKDTDPDGDTLKVVSVKGNGNAQSVVDGHGTQVTGDHGGTFTLNADGTYSFNAGHDFDGLGAGQSKTTSVTYTISDGEGGTSTATLTVTVVGSNVPPVALDDSATTQQGVALTADASHNVLTNDSDANVSDKLVVSAVNGQAGNVGQSIQGDHGGSFVLNADGTYTFNPGSTFDYLPQGQTATSSITYTVSDGHGGTDTATLTVTIKGTNDVPVISVGQSGSDKGTVYEDGAPLNGTLTISDKDTGESSFQPKTVVDQYGTFTIDATGKWTYTLDNTNPAVQALSGNDSLGTRTFTVVSADGTATHDVKVTINGTNDAPVAADNSANVELGGKHTFTTSEFNFADSKGEHDSLQNVIITRVPDSGTLTYNGSPVTAGQVISAADIAAGKLVYTPGADGKDTSFGFKVQDNGGTAHGGQDTSTEHNFGLSTNNLIQGDNTGTGDNNGHGGTTPPLNGGSGNDIIMGDTGGTVTTTTPGQNYNIALIVDHSGSMDDKIGGQTRMDLVKSALTQFVKQLAGHDGIVNITLIGFGSSADQAITIQNLNPNDVDQTTDTLIKAINALKASGTTNYEDAFDSAVDWFNAQAASGKGQANGYDNLSFFLTDGDPTVYNGGGNGSSTTTPVLQHSVDAFAALSAMSTVHGIGIGSGVNADILKFFDNTDTTGTGVVSDTTNTTNLSTSGTYNLDASSSWTTGQNGGGSVSGNYSYINITDKFGTNGTNAKSMIVDTKNPITIAAGHTGHFEFDLSTSSWKNGSDTFTWKLQMLVADTQHPGQYIWSDVQTGNSTGHIVTNDVAAGQYRFEFEVKDNSDNGTWLSDNNATLTVEDVTLYDHVVTTAPTGEVDIVLQPGDLSTALNGGGSHSDPNPVGGDTINGGDGNDIIFGDTINTDALNSTQHPAGTHNGQGLQGLLDYLTDTLGHAPTSSDVYNYVSQHSDALNVGGDTRGGNDTIHGGNGNDIIYGQGGNDTLYGDAGNDILVGGAGNDTLYGGDGSDTFKWSLHDGGTTASPAIDTIMDFDTRAASAGGDVLDLHELLNNPADADLTKYLHFSKSGTDTVINVSTTGGAAQQAFDQKIVLHGVDLSNNGALQNDQAIINDLIQKGKLHGHS comes from the coding sequence ATGGCCTTCTCCACCCCCGCCGTAGTTACGCAAGTCGTCGGACGCGCCTGGATTCGCAGCAGCGATGGTTCGCTGGTCGAGCTGCACGCTGGCAGCCGGATCCCGCCCGACACTGAAATCGTGACCGCTTCGGGCGCCACCGTGGCCTTGCAGACCGAAGGCGGCATGCCGCTGACCATCGGCGAGAACCGCGACGTGGCCTTCAACGCCGACATGGCGGGGCAGCCGGTCGACCGCTCCGAAGCCGCCGTGGCCGCGCCCACCGGCACCGATTCCGACCGCCTGCTGGCCGCCCTGCAGAATGGCCAGGATCCGTTCGACAACCTGGATCCGACGGCCGCCCTGGTGGCGGGTGGCGGCGATGCCGGCGGCAGCAGCTTCGTGCGCCTGGCCCGCGTCGTCGAATCCACCACCCCCCTGGACCTTGCCTATGCTGGAGTCGGCACGCCCGCGATCAATCTGTTGACGCCGGCCGGCCTGGCGACGAACAACAACGCGCCGGCCAATGATCCCCCGAATGCCGGCAACGACACCAGCACGACGACCGAGAAGTCGTTCGTGACCGGCAACATCCTGACCAATGACACCGATCCCAATGGCGACGCGGTGTTCATCCAGACCGTGGGCGGCAGGCCCATGGCGACGGGCGGCGTGCAGGTCGCCGGTTCGACCGGCGGCACGTTCACCGTGTTTCCGGATGGCAGCTATATCTTCAATCCGGGCGATGCGTACCACAACCTGGGCGTCGGCCAGACCGCGACCAGCACGCTGACCTATACGATTTCCGATCCGTTCGGCAATACGTCCACCGCCACCGTCACCGTGACGGTGAACGGCCTGAACGACGCGCCGACCGCCACCGCGATCGACAACGTCAATGGCGTGGACGCCCAGCAGAACATCAATGTGGACGTGTCCAGCCACTTCGCCGACATCGACAACGGCGATAAGCTGACCTACACGGCCAATGGTCTGCCTCCCGGCCTGACGATCAACCCGGAAACGGGCGTGATCACGGGCACGATCGACCATTCCGCTTCGCAAGGCGGCAACAACGGCGTGTACCAGGTCACGATCACGGCCACTGACACCAGCGGCGCCACGGTCACCGAGACCTTCAACTGGAACGTCGCCAATCCGGCGCCGACCGCCGTCAACGACAACGGCGCGACCGACCAGGACCACGCCGTCACCGGCAACGTGCTGACGGGCGACGCCCAGGGCGTGGGCCGTGACAGCGATCCCGACGGCGACGCGCTGACCGTCGTGCACGCCGGCGACAAGGATATGACCGCCGCCGGCATCGCCGTGGCCGGTTCGGGCGGCGGTGTCTTCACCATCCGCGCCGACGGTTCGTATTCCTTCGAGCCGGGCAAGGACTTCCAGAGCCTGGCGGCGGGCGAAACCAAGACCACCACGGTTTCCTACACGATTTCCGACGGCGAAGGCGGCACGTCCACCGCGACCCTGACCCTGACCGTCACCGGCACCAACGACCTGCCCGTCATCACCCCGGTCGAAGGCGGCCCGGACGCCAACCACGTCAAGGAAGACGAAGTCCTGACGACGGAAGGCAAGCTGAACATTGTCGACGCCGACCACGACCAGTCCTTCTTCCAGGCCCAGACCAATACGGCCGGACAGCACGGCACGTTCTCCATCGACGCCGATGGCCGCTGGACCTACCACCTGACGAACGACGATCCGCAGGTGCAGCAGCTGGCGGTGGGCGAGAAGCTGACCGAGACCTTCACGGTCAAGGCCGCCGACGGTACCGAAACCACCGTGACCGTCACGATCGACGGCACCAACGACATCCCGGCGATCAGCGGCACCAGCGCCGGCGCGGCGACCGAGGACGTCGAACAGACGGTCTCCGGCCAACTGGCGGTGTCCGACACGGACAAGAGCGATACCCACAGCTGGTCCGTCTCGGGCGAGCCCAAGGGCCAGTACGGCACCATCAGCGTCGACCAGGCCGGCAAGTGGACCTACACCGTCGACCAGCAGGCGACGCAGGCGCTGGCCAAGGACCAGCAGGTCCAGGAAACCTTCCACATCCTGGTCGACGACGGCCATGGCGGCACGGCCGTCCAGGACGTCACCATCACCATCACAGGCACCAACGACGTGCCGGTGCTGACCAGCGGCACGGGCGAAGTCACGGAAGACCAGAACGTCGGCAACGACGGCAACCTGGTGACGGGCGGCCAGCTGACGATCACCGACGTGGACACCGGCGAAAGCAGCTTCAAGCCGGGCGCGCACTTTGATGGCAGCACGGGCAACGGCAACGCGCCGCTGGGCACGCTGGCGTTCAACGCGGACGGTTCGTACACCTACACGGTGGCCAACGGCAACCCGACGGTGCAAGGCCTGCGCAGCGGCGAGAGCATCGTCGAGACGTACACGGTCACCAGCGCCGACGGTTCGGCCACGAGCACGATCACCATCACCATCAACGGCACCGACGACAAGCCGGTGATCACCCCGCATTCGCCGGACAGCGACAAGGGTACGGTGAAGGAAGACACGACGCTGTCGACCAGCGGCAAGCTGGACGTCGTCGACGCCGACCACGACCAGTCGTTCTTCCAGGCGCAGGACAATGTCGAGCAGCAGCACGGCACGTTCAGCATCGACGCGAACGGCAACTGGACGTACAACCTGAACAACGCCGATCCGGCGGTGCAGGCACTGGGCGTGGGCCAAAGCCTGACCGAGACGATCACGGTGCTGACTGCCGATGGCACGACGACCGAAGTGGTCGTGACGATCAACGGCACCAATGACATTCCGGTGATCAGCGGCGAAGCAACGGGCGCGATCAAGGAAGACGCGGCGCCGTCGGTGTCGGGCCAGCTGGCGGTGGCGGACGTGGACGTCAACGACGGCCACACCTGGTCGGTGCAGGGCAACCCGAAGGGCGCCTACGGCACGCTGTCGGTGGACCAGACAGGCAAGTGGACCTACACGGTCGACAGCAAGGCGATCCAGGCGCTGGCCGAAGGCCAGGTCAAGACCGAAACCTTCAGCGTCCTGGTCGATGACGGCCATGGCGGCACGGACGTGCAGCAGGTCACGGTCACCCTGACCGGCACCAACGACGTCCCGGTCGTGACCGGCTCGGCCCACGGCACGGTCTACGAGGATGTCCTGCCGATCACTGGCGGCGATCTGGATATCAAGGATGCGGACGCGGGTCAGGCGCACTTCCAGGCCGAGAAGGTCACCGGCGATCACGGTACGTTCGCCATCGGCTCGAACGGCAACTGGGGCTATCTGCTCAACAATAGCGACCCCGCGGTGCAGGCGCTGGCCGTGGGCGAGAAGCTGACCGAGACCTTCACGGTCAAGACCGCCGACGGCACGCCGACCACGGTCACGGTCACCATCGTCGGTACCAACGACCTGCCGCACATCAGCGGCGTCAGCACCGGCGCGCTGAAGGAAGACGCGGCGACGACCGTCAATGGCCAACTGAAGGTCAGCGACGTCGACGCGACCGACTCGCACAGCTGGTCCGTCGTCGGCGGCAGCCACGGCCAGTACGGCTCCATCGTGGTCGACCAGACCGGCAAGTGGACCTTCACGGCGAACCAGAACGTGCAGGCGCTGGGCGAAGGCGATACGGCGCAGCAGAAGTTCGTCGTCCAGGTCAGCGACGGCCATGGCGGCTTCGACTGGCAGACGATCACGATCACGCTGACGGGCACCAACGACGTGCCGGTCATCACCCCGCACGATCCGGGCACCCCGGGCCAACCCGGCACGGCCAGCGACCACGGCACGGTGGTGGAAGACGCCACGCCCGACACCACCGGCGGCAAGCTGGATATCAAGGACGCGGACGCGGGCGAAAGCAAGTTCACCCCGCAGAACAACCAGGCCGGCGACCATGGATCGTTCTCCATCGACCAGAACGGCAACTGGACCTATCACCTGAACAATGCCGATCCCGCCGTGCAGGCCCTGGCGGCCGGCGCGACGCTGACCGAGCAGTTCACGGTGACGTCGGCCGACGGCAGCGCCACGCACCAGGTCACGGTGACCATCATCGGCACCAACGACGTGCCGGTGCTGAGCAGCGGCGCGTCCGCCGTGACGGAAGACTTGAACGTCGGCAACGACGGCAACCTGGTGACGGGCGGCCAGCTGACGATCACCGACGTGGACACCGGCGAAAGCAGCTTCAAGCCGGGCGCGCACTTCGACGGCAGCACGGGCAACGGCAACGCGCCGCTGGGCGCGCTGGCGTTCAACGCCGATGGTTCGTACACCTACACGGTGGCCAACAACAATCCGGCGGTGCAAAGCCTGCGCAGCGGCGAGAGCATCGTCGAGACGTACACGGTGACCAGCGCCGACGGTACGGCCACGAGCACGATCACCATCACCATCAACGGCACCGATGACAAGCCGGTGATCACCCCGCATTCGCCGGACAGCGACAAGGGCACGGTAAAGGAAGACACGACGCTGTCGACCAGCGGCAAGCTGGACATCGTCGACGCCGACCATGACCAGTCGTTCTTCCAGGCGCAGGACAATGTGGCCCAGGCGCACGGCACGTTCAGCATCGATGCCGACGGCAACTGGACGTACAACCTGAACAACGCCGATCCGAAGGTGCAGGCGCTGGGCGTGGGCGAGAGCCTGACCGAAACGGTCACGGTACTGACGGCCGACGGCACCACGACCGAAGTGGTCGTGACGATCAACGGCACCAACGACATTCCGGTGATCAGCGGCGAAGCAACGGGCGCGATCAAGGAAGACGCGGCGCCGTCGGTATCGGGCCAGCTGGCCGTGGCGGACGTGGACGTCAACGACGGCCACACCTGGTCGGTGCAGGGCAACCCGAAGGGTGCCTACGGCACGCTGTCGGTGGACCAGACCGGCAAGTGGACCTACACGGTCGACAGCAAGGCGATCCAGGCGCTGGCCGAAGGCCAGGTCAAGACCGAGACCTTCAATGTCCTGGTCGATGACGGCCACGGCGGCAAGGACGCCCAGCAGGTCACGGTCACCCTGACCGGCACCAACGACGTGCCGGTCGTGACCGGCGACGATTCCGGCACGGTGAAGGAAGACTCGCCCTTCCAGCAGTGGACTGGCGGCGATCTGAACATCAGCGACGCCGATACGAACCAGTCGTACTTCCAGCCGAATGTCATCAATACGCCCCACGGGACCTTCCTGGTGGGCAGCAATGGCAACTGGATCTTCACGCTGAACAACAGCAACCCGGACGTGCAGGCGCTGGGCGCCGGCGAAAAGCTGGTCGAGACCTTCACGGTCAAGACCGCCGACGGTACGCCGGAAACCGTGACCGTCACCATCCTGGGCACCAACGACGCGCCGCACATCAGCGGCGTGGCCAGCGGCGCCATCAAGGAAGACGCCGCGCCGTCGGTCAGCGGCCAACTGCAGGTCAGCGACGTCGACGTTCACGACAGCCACAGCTGGTCCATCGTGGGCAGCAACAAGGGCGACTACGGTACGCTCACGATCGACCAGACCGGCAAGTGGACCTTCACGCCCAACCAGAACGTGCAGACGCTGGGTGAAGGCGCGAAGGCGCAGGACCAGTTCGTCGTCCAGGTCAGCGACGGCCATGGCGGCTTCGATTGGCAGACCGTCACGGTGAACATCACCGGTACCAACGACGCGGCGGTGATCACGCCGCATCATCCTGGCGATGACCGCGGCACGGTGCAGGAAGACCGCGTGCAGACGGTGTCGGGCAATCTCGACGTCAAGGACATCGACAGGAACGAAGCGTCCTTCCAGACCCAGAGCAAGACGCCGGGCGACTACGGCCAGTTCTCGGTCAACTCGCAGGGCACCTGGACGTACCAGCTGAACAACAGCGATCCGCGCGTGCAGGCGCTGGGCGCGGGCGAGCACCTGACCGAGACGTTCACGGTCAAGAGCGCCGACGGTACCCCGGCGACGGTGACCATCACCATCAACGGCACCAACGACATCCCGGTGATCAGCGGCGTTCACACGGGTGCTGTGACCGAGGACGGCGCGCCTTCGGTGCAAGGCCAGTTGACGGTTGCCGACGTGGACACCAACGACAGCCACTCCTGGTCCGTGATCAACGGTTCCAAGGGCGACTACGGCTCGATCAGCGTGGATGCCACCGGCAAGTGGACCTATACGGTCGACCAGCAGGCCGCGCAGGCCCTGAAGGAAGGCGAGAAGCAGACCGACACCTTCACCATCAAGGTGGATGACGGCCATGGCGGCACCGACACGCAGACCGTGACCGTGACGATCACGGGCACGAACGATGTGCCGGTCATCACGCCGCACGACCCGGGTACGCCGGGCCAACCGGGCACGGCCAGCGACCACGGCACCGTGGTCGAGGACGCCACGCCCGACACCACCGGCGGCAAGCTGGACATCGTCGATGCCGACGCGGGCCAGAGCAAGTTCGCGCCGCAGGCCAACCAGCCTGGCGACCATGGCACGTTCTCGGTGGACCAGGACGGCAACTGGACCTACAAGCTGAACAACGGCGATCCCGCTGTGCAGGCGCTGGGCGCCGGCCAGACGCTGACCGAGACCTTCACGGTGAGCTCGGCGGACGGCAGCGGCACGCACGACGTGACGGTGACCATCGTCGGTACCAACGACGTGCCGGTGCTGAGTTCGGGCACGGGCGCCGTGACGGAAGATTCGAACGTCGGCAACGACGGCAACCTGGTGACCGGCGGGCAGTTGACGATCACCGATGTGGATGCCGGCGAAAGCAGCTTCAAGCCGGGCGCGCACTTCGACGGCAGCACCGGCAACGGCGGCGCCGCGCTGGGCACGCTGACCTTCAATGCCGATGGCTCGTACAGCTACTCGGTGGCCAACGACAACGCGGTGGTGCAGGGCCTGAAGACCGGCCAGAGCATCGTCGAAACCTACACGGTGACCAGCGCCGACGGCTCGGCCACCAGCACCATCACCATCACCATCAACGGTACCGACGACGGCGCGACGATCACCCCGCACGATCCGGGCACCCCGGGCCAACCGGGCACGGCCAGCGACCACGGCACGGTGGTGGAAGACGCCACCCCCGACACGACCGGCGGCAAGCTGGACGTGCAGGACGCGGATGCCGGCGACGCGAAGTTCTCGACCACGCCGGATCACGCCGGCGAGCATGGCGCCTTCACGATCGACGAGAACGGCAACTGGTCGTACAAGCTGAACAACGGCGACCCCGCCGTCCAGGCCCTGGGCGCCGGCAAGACGCTGACCGAGACCTTCACGGTGAGCTCGGCCGACGGCAGCGCCACGCACCAGGTCGTGGTGACCATCGTCGGCACCAACGACGTGCCGGTGGTGAGCGCCGGCACGGGGGCCGTGACGGAAGACCAGAATGTCGTCAACGGCGGCAATCTGGTCACCAGCGGCCAACTGACCATCACCGACGTTGACACGGGCGAAAGCAGCTTCAAGCCGGGCGCGCAATTCTCCGGCAGCACGGGCAACGGCAACGCGCCGCTGGGCACGCTGACCTTCGGCCCCGACGGCTCGTACATCTACGTGGTGGCCAACGACAACGCCGTGGTGCAGGGCCTGAAGACCGGCCAGAGCATCGTCGAAACGTACACGGTCACCAGCCTGGACGGCACGAAGACCAGCACCATCACGATCACCATCAACGGCACGGATGACGCGCCCAAGGTGGTCGGCCACATCGATACCCAGGTCGGCAAGGACGCCGACACGGGCATCAATGTGGACACGGCCAGCCACTTCAAGGATGTGGACGTCGGCGACACGCTGACGTACTCGGCCAACGGCCTGCCGCCCGGACTGTCGATCGACAAGGACACCGGCAAGATCACCGGCACCATCGACCATTCCGCCTCGCAGGGTGGCGACAACCACGACGGCAAGTACACGGTCAGCGTCACGGCGACCGATCCCGACGGCAAGACCGCCACGCAGACCTTCGAGTGGGATGTCACCAACCCCGCGCCGACGGCGGTTAACGATGCGGCCACGGCGAACGGCAGCGGCCAGGCCAGCGGCAACGTGATCCTGGGCAATGCGGGCGCCGGCAAGGATACCGATCCCGACGGCGACACGCTGAAGGTGGTCAGCGTCAAGGGCAACGGCAACGCGCAATCCGTGGTCGACGGCCACGGCACGCAGGTGACCGGCGACCACGGCGGCACGTTCACCCTGAACGCCGACGGTACCTACAGCTTCAACGCGGGCCACGACTTCGACGGCCTGGGCGCCGGGCAGAGCAAGACGACGTCCGTCACTTACACCATCTCCGATGGCGAAGGCGGCACCAGCACGGCGACGCTGACGGTGACCGTTGTGGGCAGCAACGTGCCCCCCGTGGCGCTCGACGACAGCGCCACCACCCAGCAGGGTGTCGCGCTGACCGCCGATGCCTCGCACAATGTGCTGACCAACGATTCGGATGCCAACGTTTCGGACAAGCTGGTGGTCAGCGCGGTCAACGGCCAGGCCGGCAATGTCGGTCAGTCCATCCAGGGCGACCATGGCGGCAGCTTCGTCCTGAACGCGGACGGCACGTACACGTTCAACCCGGGCAGCACGTTCGACTACCTGCCGCAGGGCCAGACGGCGACCAGCTCCATCACCTACACGGTGTCGGACGGCCATGGCGGCACGGATACGGCGACGCTGACGGTCACCATCAAGGGCACCAACGACGTGCCGGTGATCTCGGTGGGCCAGAGCGGCTCGGACAAGGGTACGGTGTACGAAGACGGCGCCCCGCTGAACGGTACACTGACCATCTCGGACAAGGACACCGGCGAAAGCAGCTTCCAGCCGAAGACCGTGGTCGACCAGTACGGCACCTTCACCATCGACGCCACGGGCAAGTGGACCTATACCCTGGATAACACCAATCCGGCGGTGCAGGCCCTGTCCGGCAACGACAGCCTGGGCACCCGTACGTTCACCGTGGTCTCGGCCGACGGCACGGCCACGCACGACGTCAAGGTGACCATCAACGGCACCAACGACGCGCCGGTGGCGGCGGACAATTCGGCCAACGTCGAGCTGGGCGGCAAGCACACCTTCACGACCAGCGAATTCAACTTCGCCGACAGCAAGGGTGAGCATGACAGCCTGCAGAACGTCATCATCACCCGCGTGCCGGACAGCGGCACGCTGACCTACAACGGCAGTCCCGTGACGGCCGGCCAGGTCATCTCCGCGGCCGACATCGCGGCGGGCAAGCTGGTCTACACCCCGGGCGCCGACGGCAAGGACACGTCCTTCGGCTTCAAGGTGCAGGACAACGGCGGTACGGCGCACGGCGGCCAGGATACGTCGACGGAGCACAACTTCGGCCTGTCGACCAACAACCTGATCCAGGGGGACAACACCGGCACGGGCGACAACAACGGCCACGGCGGCACGACCCCGCCGCTGAACGGCGGCTCGGGCAACGACATCATCATGGGCGATACCGGCGGCACGGTCACCACGACCACGCCTGGCCAGAACTACAACATCGCCCTGATCGTCGACCACTCGGGCAGCATGGACGACAAGATCGGCGGCCAGACCCGCATGGACCTGGTCAAGAGCGCGTTGACGCAGTTCGTCAAGCAGCTGGCCGGCCACGATGGCATCGTCAACATCACGCTGATCGGCTTCGGCAGCAGCGCGGACCAGGCGATCACCATCCAGAACCTGAACCCGAACGATGTGGATCAGACGACGGATACGCTGATCAAGGCGATCAACGCCTTGAAGGCCAGTGGCACGACCAACTACGAGGATGCGTTCGATTCCGCGGTGGATTGGTTCAACGCCCAGGCGGCCTCCGGCAAGGGCCAGGCGAACGGTTACGACAACCTGAGCTTCTTCCTGACCGACGGTGATCCCACGGTCTATAACGGCGGCGGTAACGGCTCGTCCACCACGACGCCGGTCCTGCAGCATTCGGTCGACGCGTTCGCGGCACTGAGCGCCATGAGCACGGTGCACGGCATCGGTATCGGGTCGGGCGTCAATGCCGACATCCTGAAGTTCTTCGACAACACGGACACGACGGGTACCGGCGTCGTCAGCGACACCACCAACACGACCAATCTGTCGACGTCCGGCACCTACAACCTGGATGCCAGCAGCTCGTGGACGACGGGCCAGAACGGCGGTGGCAGCGTAAGCGGCAACTACAGCTACATCAACATCACCGATAAGTTCGGCACCAATGGCACCAACGCCAAGTCGATGATCGTCGATACCAAGAACCCGATCACGATCGCCGCTGGCCATACCGGCCACTTCGAGTTCGACCTGAGCACGTCGAGCTGGAAGAACGGTTCGGATACGTTCACCTGGAAGCTGCAGATGCTGGTGGCCGACACCCAGCATCCCGGCCAGTACATCTGGTCGGATGTGCAGACGGGCAACAGCACCGGCCACATCGTGACGAACGATGTCGCGGCGGGCCAGTACCGGTTCGAGTTCGAGGTCAAGGACAACAGCGACAACGGCACGTGGCTGAGCGACAACAACGCGACGCTGACGGTCGAGGACGTCACGCTGTACGACCACGTCGTCACCACCGCCCCGACGGGCGAGGTCGACATCGTTCTGCAGCCGGGCGACCTGAGCACGGCGCTGAACGGCGGCGGATCGCACTCCGATCCCAACCCGGTGGGTGGCGACACGATCAACGGCGGTGATGGCAACGACATCATCTTCGGCGATACGATCAACACCGACGCGTTGAACTCCACGCAGCATCCGGCCGGCACGCACAACGGCCAGGGCCTGCAGGGCCTGCTGGACTACCTGACCGATACGCTGGGCCATGCGCCCACGTCCAGCGATGTCTACAACTACGTCAGCCAGCATAGCGACGCGCTGAACGTGGGTGGCGACACGCGCGGCGGCAACGACACGATCCACGGTGGCAACGGCAACGACATCATCTACGGCCAGGGCGGCAACGACACCCTGTACGGCGATGCCGGCAACGACATCCTGGTGGGTGGCGCGGGCAACGACACCTTGTACGGCGGCGACGGCAGCGACACCTTCAAGTGGTCGCTGCACGACGGCGGTACGACGGCCAGCCCCGCGATCGATACCATCATGGACTTCGATACCCGGGCGGCTTCGGCCGGCGGTGACGTCCTGGACCTGCACGAGCTGCTGAACAACCCGGCCGACGCCGACCTGACCAAGTATCTGCACTTCTCCAAGAGCGGCACGGATACGGTCATCAACGTCAGCACCACGGGTGGCGCCGCGCAACAGGCCTTCGACCAGAAGATCGTGCTGCACGGTGTGGATCTGAGCAATAACGGAGCGTTGCAGAACGATCAGGCGATCATCAATGACCTGATCCAGAAGGGCAAACTGCATGGCCACAGCTAA